The genomic segment GCCCAGCCCTCGCAGAAGGACAGCGAGTGCAGGACCCGCCGGACGGGCGTGGGCGCGCGGCGCAGTGAGCGCCCGTGCGCGAAGTGGCCGGGGGAGACCTCGTGGACGGTGATCGAGGGGAGGCTGGTGCGGCTGAACACGGTCAGCCACTCCTCGCGCTCGGCCTCCGGCCAGTCCGGCTCCGGCGGGGTGACGTGGTACCAGGATGCGGCGTCGGGCTCGCCGGGCGCGGCCCAGGACATCATCGCCATCGCCCAGCGGCGGGAGGGCGGCGCGGGGCCGACCAGGCAGTCGCCGTCCAGATGCGGCACCAGCCGCTTGGCCCGGGTGAACTCGATGACCTCCTCGGTCAGCCGGGCGGCCTCCGGGATGACGCCGTCGGCCGCCGGGTGGTCGGCGAGGAGCTCCGCGATCAGCTCGTCGACGTCGCGGTTCGGGTCGAGCGCGCGACAGGACTCGGTCAGCAGCTCCGTCAGCCGGTCCCGTTCGCGGGCCGCCTCGTCCGCCAGCGCCGTCAGGTCGACGGGCAGGCCCTCCTGACTGCCCATCAGGGCGGCCAGCGCGGGGCCGCCGAGCCGCGGGTCGGGATCGCCGGTCTTCGCGGCCCGGGCCACGTGCGCCACCAGCCGCTCGTGCGCGGGGAGCGCCGCGGCGGCCTCGGGGCCCTGGTCCGGGTGGAGCCCCGCGGCCAGGCCGCGTACGGCGCCGAGGAGCGCACCCGCGACCGGCGCGCTCACCCGGTCGAGCGAGCTGATCGCGGCGTCCACGGCCTCCGGCCACTGCGCCAGGTGCTTGAGCCGGGCGGCGGCCCGCTCCTGCCGCGGGGCGTACTCGCGGTCGTAGGAGGCCAGTTCCAGGTTGGACAGGTGCGGGTACGGGTCGCGGCGGTGCAGCTCCAGCTCGCCGTACTGGACCTTCAGCGACTCCTCGAAGACGGACAGGTGCGCGTCGTCATGGCGCTCGCGCGCGCCGTGCGGGGCCGGGCGCCCGCGCCGCGCGTGCGCGAGGGCGGACAGTCCGCGCCGGACGCCGGCGGGTGACAAATCCTGCACCCGCCCGTCGTACTCGTGCAGACCGGCCATTTCCCGGACAGTGGGGATCATCAGGTCGCACACCGCATGCAGCCGATCATTCATGTGCCGACGTTACATCCGGCGCGGGCCCATAACGGACGATGATTCACCAGATCACAGTTGCGCATCCATTCGTTGTGAAGTCTGGCGGGTGATCGCGGACTGGATGAAGACTCTCGCCGCAAGGGGCTCGCGGCCCCGGCGAACACCTGCTCCGCCTGCACCAACAGCACCGCCTGCACCGCCTGTTTTCCCTGCAATTGAGCATGGCACAGCACCAGCAGCACGACTGATGAGTGAAGAGTAAAGCCGCTACAGCGGCGGGCGCGCGCCGGTTATCCGCCGGCGAGAGGGGTCAGTTTCACCATGACCGCACCGATCGAGACCACTGCTTCACAGGCCGGGGCGCAGCCCGAAGCCATTCTCAGTGGGGTCAAGAAGAGTCAGATCGAGGGACGTTCCCTCGGCCAGATCGCCTGGCTGCGCTTCCGGCGCGACAAGGTGGCCGTGGCCGGCGGCATCGTCGTGATCCTCCTGGTGCTGCTGGCCGTGCTGGCGAAGCCGATCGAGTCGATCTTCGGCCTGGACCCGAACGCGTTCCATCAGGACCTCGTGGACCCGGTGCTCCTCGCACCCAAGGGCGCCTGGGGCGGCATGAGTTGGGAACACCCGCTCGGGGTCGATCCACAGTTCGGCCGCGATCTGCTGGCCCGGGTGATCGAGGGATCATGGGTGTCGCTGCTCGTGGCGACCGGCGCGACGATCCTGTCCAACGTCATCGGTACGGTGCTCGGCGTCATCGCGGGCTACTACGGCGGCTGGGTCGACAGCCTGATCAGCCGGATGATGGACACCTTCCTGGCCTTTCCGCTGCTGCTCTTCGCGATCTCCATTTCGGCTTCGCTGCAGGACGGCGCGTTCGGACTGGACGGACTTCCGCTCCGCATCTGCGTACTGATCTTCGTCATCGGATTCTTCAACTGGCCCTACATGGGCCGAATTGTGCGCGGGCAGACCCTCAGCCTGCGTGAACGTGAGTTCGTGGAAGCCGCCCGCAGCCTGGGTGCCCGCGGTCCGTTCATTCTTTTCCGTGAGCTGCTCCCCAACCTTGTGGCGCCGATCCTCGTGTATTCGACGCTGCTGATTCCGACCAACATCATTTTCGAGGCCGCACTGAGCTTCCTCGGGGTCGGAATCGCCCCGCCGCAATCGTCCTGGGGCGGCATGCTCACCAGCGCGATCGATCTCTACGAGGCCGATCCGCAATACATGATCGTGCCCGGCCTGGCGATCTTCGTCACGGTCCTGGCATTCAACCTGCTGGGCGACGGGCTGCGCGACGCCCTCGATCCCCGCAGCAAGTGATCCCGCGGCGCGACCTTCCGCGCGCGGCTGTGTATCTCCACCGAACGAGGGGGCTTTCCTCGGCATGAACAGCAGAAAAGCGACAGCGGTGCTGGCGCTTGCCACGGCTCTGGCCTTGGGAGCGTCCGCTTGCAGCAGCAGCGACAAGACCACCGACAAGGGAACGGGGACGAGCGCGGGTACCGACGCGGCTCTGACCCAGGTCGTCAACAAGAGTGACAAGGCCGGTGGGACGGTCTCGTACGAGCACTCCGACGTGCCCGACTCGCTCGACCCGGGGAACACGTACTACGGCTGGGTGCAGAACTTCTCCCGGCTGTACGGCCGCACGCTGGTCACCTTCAAGCCCGCCGCGGGCGCCGAGGGCCTGCAGATCGTCCCCGACCTCGCCACCGGTCTCGGCAAGGCCAGCGCCGACGCCAAGACCTGGACCTACACGCTGCGCAAGGGCGTGAAGTACGAGGACGGCACGGCGGTCACCTCCAAGGACGTCAAGTACGCGATCGAGCGCAGCAACTTCGCGCCCGAGGCGCTGTCCAACGGCCCGACGTACTTCAAGGCGTACCTGGTCGGCGGCGACGCGTACAAGGGTCCGTACAAGGACAAGAACCCGAACGGGCTCGCGTCCATCGAGACCCCGGACGACTCGACGATCGTCTTCCACCTGAGCAAGCCCTTCGCGGACTTCGACTACCTGGCGACGTTCTCGCAGACCGCGCCCGTGCCCGCGGCCAAGGACACCGGCGCCCAGTACGTGAAGCACATCATGTCGACGGGCCCGTACAAGTTCGAGTCCTACGACGACGGCAAGAGCGCCGTCCTGGTGCGCAACCCGCAGTGGACCAAGGAGAACGACCCGCTGCGTCCCGCGCTCCCGGACAAGATCACGATGAAGTTCAAGGTGAACGGCGTCACGATCGACAAGGACCTGCTGGCCGGCGCCATCACGGTCGACGCGGCCGGCGCGGGCGTGCAGCCCGCGAGCCAGCCGTCGGTACTGAGCGCGGCGAACAAGAAGAACACGGACAACTCCTACGCGGGAGCCACGTCCTACGTGGCGCTCAACGTGAACGTGAAGCCGTTCGACAACCCGGACTGCCGCAAGGCGGTCCAGTGGGCGATCGACAAGACCTCGGTGCAGACCGCCGCGGGCGGCAACGTGAAGGGTGACGTCGCCACGACGCTGCTGCCGCCGTCGGTCAACGGCTACAGCAAGTTCGACCTGTACCCGACCCCGGGCAACAAGGGCGACGCCACGAAGGCCAAGGCCGCGCTGACCGCCTGCGGCCAGCCCGGCGGCTTCACCACCAACCTGTCGGCGCGTTCCGACCGGGCCTCCGAGATGGCGGCGGCGACGGCGATCCAGAACTCGCTGAAGGCCGTGGGCATCACGGTCAACATCAAGAGCTTCCCGGCCGGCAAGTACTTCTCCAACTTCGCGGGTGTCCCGGACTACGTCCACTCGCACGGCCTCGGCATGATGATGATGGCCTGGGGCGCCGACTGGCCGACCGGCTACGGCTTCCTCGACCAGATCATCGACGGCACCGCCATCAAGCCCTCGGGCGGCAACAACCTGATGGAGCTGAACGACCCGGCGATCAACAAGGCGCTCTCGGACGCCATCGCCACCACGGACAACGCGGCCCGCACCAAGGCATGGGGCGACATCGACAAGCTGACCATGGAGAACGCTTCCGTGGTGCCGCTGCTGTACCGCAAGAACCTGCTCTACCGGCCGCCGTCCGCGACCAACGTCACGGTCACGCAGGCCTATCTGGGCATGTACGACTACCTGCTGATCAGCTCCTCCAAGTAATCGGAAGGCAGGTGAAGGCATCGGTGTCCGCCGGGCCGGGTGACCCCCGGCCCGGCGGACCCGGCGCCGCACGGCTGTGACTGCGTACATCATTCGACGCGTGATCGCCGCTTTGCTGCTGCTGCTGGTCGTCAGCGCGGTCACATTCGCGATCTTCTTCCTTCTGCCGCGCCTCGGCGGGCAAACCACCACCCAGTTGGCCACCCAGTACGTCGGCAAGGACGCCAACCCCGAGAGCATCGCGGCGGTCAAGCGAAACCTCGGCTTCGACCTGCCGCTGTACGAGCAGTACTGGCACTTCATCAAGGCCATCGCCGTCGGGGCGAACTACAAGTTCGGCCCGGACGCGTCGGTCTGCCACGCGCCCTGCTTCGGCTACTCCTTCAAGAGCCACATCGAGGTGTGGCCCGAGCTGAAGTCCCGGATTCCGGTCACGCTGTCGCTGGCCATCGGTGCCGCCGTGATCTGGGTCGTTTCCGGGGTGGCGATCGGTGTGCTGTCGGCGCTCAAGCGCGGCTCGGTCTTCGACCGGTTGTCGATGGGTGTCGCGCTGGCCGGCGTCTCGCTGCCGACCTTCTTCACCGGAATGCTCGCGCTGGGCTTCTTCCAGTACAACTGGCACATCTGGGACAACGTCCAGTTCGTGCCCATCTCCGATGATCCGTTCCAGTGGGCCTGGAACCTGGTCCTGCCCTGGTGCAGCCTGGCCTTCCTCTACTCCGCCCTCTACGCGCGGCTCACCCGC from the Streptomyces sp. RKAG293 genome contains:
- a CDS encoding ABC transporter permease, producing the protein MTAPIETTASQAGAQPEAILSGVKKSQIEGRSLGQIAWLRFRRDKVAVAGGIVVILLVLLAVLAKPIESIFGLDPNAFHQDLVDPVLLAPKGAWGGMSWEHPLGVDPQFGRDLLARVIEGSWVSLLVATGATILSNVIGTVLGVIAGYYGGWVDSLISRMMDTFLAFPLLLFAISISASLQDGAFGLDGLPLRICVLIFVIGFFNWPYMGRIVRGQTLSLREREFVEAARSLGARGPFILFRELLPNLVAPILVYSTLLIPTNIIFEAALSFLGVGIAPPQSSWGGMLTSAIDLYEADPQYMIVPGLAIFVTVLAFNLLGDGLRDALDPRSK
- a CDS encoding ABC transporter permease; the protein is MTAYIIRRVIAALLLLLVVSAVTFAIFFLLPRLGGQTTTQLATQYVGKDANPESIAAVKRNLGFDLPLYEQYWHFIKAIAVGANYKFGPDASVCHAPCFGYSFKSHIEVWPELKSRIPVTLSLAIGAAVIWVVSGVAIGVLSALKRGSVFDRLSMGVALAGVSLPTFFTGMLALGFFQYNWHIWDNVQFVPISDDPFQWAWNLVLPWCSLAFLYSALYARLTRAGMLETMGEDYIRTARAKGLRESRVVAKHGLRAALTPIVTIFGMDFGLLIGGAVITENVFSFKGIGAYAVDGIRDNDLPIVLGVTMVAAFFIIMCSLLVDLLYAAIDPRVRYS
- a CDS encoding DUF885 family protein — protein: MNDRLHAVCDLMIPTVREMAGLHEYDGRVQDLSPAGVRRGLSALAHARRGRPAPHGARERHDDAHLSVFEESLKVQYGELELHRRDPYPHLSNLELASYDREYAPRQERAAARLKHLAQWPEAVDAAISSLDRVSAPVAGALLGAVRGLAAGLHPDQGPEAAAALPAHERLVAHVARAAKTGDPDPRLGGPALAALMGSQEGLPVDLTALADEAARERDRLTELLTESCRALDPNRDVDELIAELLADHPAADGVIPEAARLTEEVIEFTRAKRLVPHLDGDCLVGPAPPSRRWAMAMMSWAAPGEPDAASWYHVTPPEPDWPEAEREEWLTVFSRTSLPSITVHEVSPGHFAHGRSLRRAPTPVRRVLHSLSFCEGWAHYVEEVCLEEGFRARDPRFAIGVALEALVRVTRLSCAIGLHTGAMTVDEATELFMRDAHLARAGAASEARRGTFDAAYGRYTWGKLEIMRLRERARRDWGSGFSLERFHGALLDLGSPPLGLIGAALTGA
- a CDS encoding ABC transporter substrate-binding protein — its product is MNSRKATAVLALATALALGASACSSSDKTTDKGTGTSAGTDAALTQVVNKSDKAGGTVSYEHSDVPDSLDPGNTYYGWVQNFSRLYGRTLVTFKPAAGAEGLQIVPDLATGLGKASADAKTWTYTLRKGVKYEDGTAVTSKDVKYAIERSNFAPEALSNGPTYFKAYLVGGDAYKGPYKDKNPNGLASIETPDDSTIVFHLSKPFADFDYLATFSQTAPVPAAKDTGAQYVKHIMSTGPYKFESYDDGKSAVLVRNPQWTKENDPLRPALPDKITMKFKVNGVTIDKDLLAGAITVDAAGAGVQPASQPSVLSAANKKNTDNSYAGATSYVALNVNVKPFDNPDCRKAVQWAIDKTSVQTAAGGNVKGDVATTLLPPSVNGYSKFDLYPTPGNKGDATKAKAALTACGQPGGFTTNLSARSDRASEMAAATAIQNSLKAVGITVNIKSFPAGKYFSNFAGVPDYVHSHGLGMMMMAWGADWPTGYGFLDQIIDGTAIKPSGGNNLMELNDPAINKALSDAIATTDNAARTKAWGDIDKLTMENASVVPLLYRKNLLYRPPSATNVTVTQAYLGMYDYLLISSSK